A stretch of Acaryochloris thomasi RCC1774 DNA encodes these proteins:
- a CDS encoding isoaspartyl peptidase/L-asparaginase family protein, which translates to MSNSYSLMIHGGSGSLEDLKYEAGEAEFRESINTILEKGRHRLEQGDSALDVVEYCVTLLENDRLYNAGRGSVLNAKGKVEMDAAIMSGRDLGAGAVACVEQVKNPIAVARRVLEKGEHVLLMGYGALEFAKLCQLETCPEDYFITENRIQQLAEAQAAGRITLDHERVKPHSEKLGTVGAVARDLQGDLAAATSTGGLVNNHWGRVGDTPVVGAGVYADNQSCAVSATGYGEEFLRTVLAKTISVFVEFKGMDAEAAAKAGVDYLVRRVQGEGGVIVIDTAGRCAAAQSTSGLICGWIEMGGEAHCTLG; encoded by the coding sequence ATGTCAAATTCTTATTCCTTGATGATTCATGGTGGTTCAGGTTCTTTGGAGGATCTGAAATACGAGGCAGGCGAAGCCGAGTTCAGGGAGAGCATCAACACAATTCTAGAGAAGGGCCGTCATCGCCTAGAACAAGGAGATAGCGCCCTAGATGTGGTGGAGTACTGCGTAACGCTTTTAGAGAATGATCGACTTTATAACGCAGGGCGAGGATCTGTTCTCAATGCCAAGGGAAAAGTAGAAATGGATGCCGCGATCATGAGCGGGAGAGATCTAGGGGCAGGGGCAGTAGCCTGCGTTGAGCAGGTTAAAAACCCGATCGCTGTGGCGCGTCGCGTGCTGGAGAAAGGAGAGCATGTCCTGCTGATGGGGTATGGAGCATTAGAATTTGCAAAATTGTGCCAGCTCGAAACCTGCCCTGAGGATTATTTCATTACTGAAAACCGGATTCAGCAGTTAGCAGAGGCACAGGCTGCAGGGCGAATTACGTTAGACCATGAGCGCGTCAAGCCACACTCCGAAAAACTAGGAACAGTGGGAGCTGTTGCCCGCGATCTGCAAGGTGATCTTGCAGCGGCAACTTCTACGGGGGGATTGGTGAACAATCACTGGGGCCGAGTCGGGGATACGCCAGTCGTTGGGGCGGGCGTATATGCCGACAACCAAAGCTGTGCAGTCTCGGCAACTGGCTATGGAGAGGAGTTCTTGCGCACGGTGTTAGCGAAAACAATTTCTGTGTTTGTTGAATTTAAGGGCATGGATGCTGAGGCGGCAGCGAAGGCCGGGGTTGATTATCTAGTCAGGCGCGTGCAGGGAGAGGGTGGAGTGATTGTTATTGATACTGCGGGGCGTTGTGCTGCAGCTCAGTCAACGTCGGGCCTGATTTGCGGCTGGATTGAGATGGGGGGAGAAGCACACTGCACCTTAGGTTAA